Proteins encoded in a region of the Pseudomonadota bacterium genome:
- a CDS encoding DegT/DnrJ/EryC1/StrS family aminotransferase, with protein sequence MKVPFLNLKAQYETIREEISAALQEVLDNTSFAGGPMVEKFENDFARFCQCDHAIGVGNGTDALWMALIGLGVGAGDEVITSPSTFIATAEAISFCGATPVFIDIDEQTYNMDPNLIRAAITPKTKAIIPVHLYGQPADMDPIMDIARDHGLAVIEDACQAHDAEYKGRRAGSIGDAGCFSFYPGKNLGAYGEAGAVVTNNRELAEKSRMFRDHGQRQKYYHSIVGWNGRMDGFQGAVLGVKLPYLPAWTEARRNNAKLYNELLADVSSVTTPHVAVYAKHVYHVYTIRTQNRDALIETLAEKGISCGIHYPVPLHLQDAYGFLGYAKGDFPVSEKCAQEIVSLPMYPELTEEQIHYVVEKIKEVRS encoded by the coding sequence ATGAAAGTGCCGTTTCTAAACCTGAAAGCCCAGTATGAAACTATCCGGGAAGAAATTTCAGCAGCATTACAGGAGGTCCTTGATAATACATCCTTTGCCGGTGGGCCGATGGTGGAAAAATTTGAAAATGACTTCGCCCGGTTTTGCCAATGTGACCATGCCATAGGAGTAGGGAACGGCACAGACGCTCTCTGGATGGCCCTTATTGGCCTTGGGGTCGGGGCAGGCGATGAGGTCATCACCTCTCCAAGCACCTTTATTGCAACAGCCGAGGCGATCAGCTTCTGCGGCGCGACACCAGTCTTTATCGATATTGATGAACAAACCTATAATATGGACCCAAACCTTATCAGGGCGGCAATCACTCCAAAAACAAAGGCTATTATCCCTGTCCACCTTTACGGCCAGCCGGCTGACATGGACCCGATTATGGATATAGCCAGGGACCATGGTCTTGCTGTAATCGAGGATGCCTGCCAGGCCCACGACGCTGAATACAAAGGCCGCAGAGCCGGTTCTATTGGTGATGCCGGCTGTTTCAGTTTCTACCCGGGGAAAAACCTGGGCGCTTACGGTGAAGCCGGGGCCGTGGTGACTAATAATCGTGAACTTGCGGAGAAATCGCGCATGTTCCGTGATCATGGCCAGCGCCAGAAATACTATCATTCGATAGTGGGATGGAATGGCCGCATGGATGGTTTTCAGGGCGCCGTCCTTGGGGTGAAACTTCCATACCTTCCCGCCTGGACCGAGGCAAGACGAAACAATGCCAAACTGTATAATGAACTCCTTGCAGATGTATCGTCAGTGACTACTCCCCATGTGGCTGTGTATGCAAAACACGTCTATCATGTCTATACCATCCGTACACAAAACCGCGATGCCCTTATAGAGACCCTTGCAGAAAAAGGAATTTCCTGCGGAATCCATTATCCCGTCCCCCTTCACCTGCAAGATGCCTATGGTTTTCTGGGCTATGCAAAAGGTGATTTTCCGGTGTCAGAGAAATGTGCCCAAGAGATTGTTTCCCTGCCAATGTATCCGGAACTGACTGAAGAGCAGATTCACTACGTGGTGGAAAAAATAAAGGAAGTCCGGAGTTAA
- a CDS encoding N-acetyltransferase translates to MTDDPQKRIALDVKMGKDVKISAFVNLYGCTIGDGTKIGPFVEIQKNAFIGKRCKIQSHTFICEGVTIEDEVMVGHGVMFINDPDPWAVNPDGSLQTEADWKCIPTLIKKRASIGSNATILCGITIGAGALVGAGAVVTKDVPPDTIVAGNPARVMKKRN, encoded by the coding sequence ATGACAGATGATCCTCAAAAGCGTATTGCCCTTGACGTCAAAATGGGAAAAGATGTCAAAATCTCCGCCTTTGTCAACTTATACGGCTGCACCATTGGGGATGGAACCAAAATCGGGCCGTTTGTTGAAATCCAGAAAAACGCCTTCATCGGCAAACGCTGCAAAATCCAGAGCCATACTTTTATCTGCGAAGGAGTGACCATCGAAGATGAAGTAATGGTCGGTCATGGGGTGATGTTTATTAATGATCCCGACCCGTGGGCGGTCAACCCGGACGGCTCCCTCCAGACCGAGGCTGACTGGAAGTGCATTCCGACCTTGATAAAAAAGAGAGCCTCCATCGGCTCGAACGCCACCATTTTATGCGGCATAACGATTGGTGCAGGCGCGCTTGTCGGAGCAGGGGCAGTAGTTACCAAAGATGTCCCGCCTGATACGATTGTCGCCGGAAACCCTGCCCGGGTGATGAAAAAAAGGAACTGA
- a CDS encoding sugar transferase, producing MTSKTLHRAADVGKFIQNGDLTTPRSDLKPKTLTLKKRNAVDNKSSFFPTYKFTLLMNDLAVTTGAFALGAWLTGWLDYLNDDPGSTIAFAILSLTAISFFQTYRLYNYNFLFSLKEHLKNLVKSFCWSILTLIIVLFLFNSSELLDNNFYFFISILLTGAVVLLFLSRFLWSHLLDFILALGMAFLIVGLTGMFSKEGIPVFMTNYRIIFFCFLIAAMLLAVSRIFLVHIVFNKWLRRRFRRQVVIIGSDSEADNIARYIVDNDAPFWIAGTMGQDSTCGLKQSLGKAHLGEIEEIQAIVDKFKIDDIIITDEDIDKPTLVNMLDVFTSAGINAWFPPKLLPIINVKLYPDNFCGLPMIRLCSQKNNWLFNKIKLIVDVLLALIVFILQLPLFLLIVVAIKLESPGPVFYLAKAVGKNGNPFSMYKFRSMRMNSSNEIHKDYVSKLIKGEIGNEEGEKKPLKITNDPRITRVGNLIRKFSLDELPQLINVLKGDMSLVGPRPCLPYEYELYKDWYKKRASVPSGITGLWQVAGRSEVSFEDMILLDLYYVYNRSLTLDFNILFETIFVVLGMKGAY from the coding sequence TTGACTTCAAAAACATTGCATCGTGCCGCAGACGTTGGTAAATTTATACAGAATGGCGACCTGACAACGCCACGGTCTGACCTCAAGCCCAAGACTCTAACCCTCAAAAAAAGGAACGCTGTGGACAATAAGTCATCATTCTTTCCTACATATAAATTCACATTACTGATGAATGATCTTGCTGTAACCACAGGGGCCTTTGCCCTTGGAGCCTGGCTCACAGGATGGCTGGATTATTTAAATGACGACCCCGGCTCAACCATTGCCTTTGCCATACTGAGCCTCACCGCCATCTCATTTTTTCAAACCTACCGGCTGTACAATTATAATTTTCTTTTTTCACTAAAAGAGCATCTCAAAAATCTGGTGAAATCATTCTGCTGGAGCATCCTGACGCTGATAATCGTTCTTTTTCTGTTCAACAGTTCCGAACTCCTGGATAACAATTTTTACTTTTTCATAAGCATATTGCTTACAGGTGCCGTGGTCCTTTTGTTCTTGAGCAGATTTCTGTGGAGTCATTTACTTGATTTCATTCTGGCTCTGGGGATGGCCTTTCTCATCGTCGGCTTGACTGGAATGTTCAGCAAAGAAGGCATCCCTGTTTTCATGACCAATTATAGAATAATATTCTTCTGTTTTCTCATCGCAGCAATGTTGCTCGCCGTGAGCCGAATCTTTCTGGTTCATATTGTTTTCAATAAATGGCTGCGGCGGCGCTTCAGGAGGCAGGTGGTGATTATCGGCTCCGATAGCGAAGCAGACAACATTGCACGATATATAGTGGATAACGATGCGCCCTTCTGGATTGCAGGCACCATGGGACAGGATTCCACCTGCGGACTGAAACAATCCCTGGGCAAGGCTCATCTGGGAGAAATCGAAGAGATCCAGGCCATAGTGGACAAATTTAAAATCGACGATATCATCATCACTGACGAGGATATTGACAAACCTACGCTGGTCAACATGCTGGATGTTTTCACTTCAGCCGGGATCAATGCCTGGTTCCCGCCCAAGCTGCTGCCGATAATCAACGTAAAACTGTATCCCGATAATTTTTGCGGCCTGCCGATGATCCGCCTTTGCTCCCAGAAAAACAACTGGTTGTTCAACAAAATAAAACTGATCGTCGATGTCCTGCTTGCCTTGATAGTCTTCATTCTGCAACTGCCTTTATTCCTGTTGATTGTCGTGGCTATCAAGCTTGAATCGCCGGGGCCTGTTTTCTACCTCGCCAAGGCTGTGGGGAAAAACGGCAACCCCTTTTCCATGTACAAATTCCGCTCAATGCGAATGAATTCCAGCAATGAAATTCATAAAGATTATGTTTCCAAACTTATTAAAGGTGAAATCGGCAACGAGGAAGGCGAAAAGAAGCCATTAAAAATCACCAATGACCCCCGGATCACCAGGGTCGGGAATCTGATAAGAAAATTCAGCCTGGATGAATTGCCTCAATTAATCAATGTGTTAAAAGGTGATATGAGCCTGGTGGGGCCAAGACCGTGCCTGCCATACGAATATGAACTCTATAAGGACTGGTACAAAAAACGCGCTTCCGTCCCTTCCGGCATAACCGGATTATGGCAGGTTGCCGGCCGGAGTGAAGTCTCCTTTGAAGACATGATCCTGCTGGATCTCTACTATGTCTATAATCGTAGTCTCACTTTGGATTTCAACATCCTCTTTGAAACAATCTTTGTGGTGCTGGGCATGAAGGGC